From Streptomyces sp. NBC_00775, one genomic window encodes:
- a CDS encoding ferredoxin — translation MRVVVDLSRCQGYAQCAFLAPDAFRMHGEEALMYNPKPDDVQREQVLRAAAACPLQAILVDQLEGRDVPVEASPS, via the coding sequence ATGAGAGTTGTCGTTGATCTTTCCCGATGCCAAGGGTATGCGCAGTGCGCGTTCCTGGCCCCGGACGCTTTCCGGATGCACGGCGAGGAAGCGCTGATGTACAACCCGAAGCCCGACGACGTCCAGCGCGAGCAGGTGTTGCGCGCCGCGGCAGCCTGCCCGCTCCAGGCAATTCTGGTCGACCAGTTGGAGGGGCGGGACGTACCGGTGGAGGCGTCGCCGTCATGA